The following proteins come from a genomic window of Venturia canescens isolate UGA chromosome 4, ASM1945775v1, whole genome shotgun sequence:
- the LOC122409083 gene encoding putative leucine-rich repeat-containing protein DDB_G0290503 has translation MKEKDCESSEKETRRLGLDADNENLDRFLQMDPMIEHRPKEIQNVISADNFPSVNVKNLERYFRKHKKSVILDDNKALENFNEDNNEEVMIEGFLIMVSRSAIHTINDLSSELVNVNAALVHEKDRHESHVFQIDRLRAMLRASSGDGSEYRSRIKELKNFIERFDEETRLLKTDVQEKTNLQRCFGLNENKITSLKSLMSELRTKLKNDRDALATRGNQWCSVYIEKIHRLETCVGNLLLQVEMTGSNLKLETRTLEFDDSAYHREISEIKQLTKRVACELKSLSMMPIKNGSRVGSESCIKYFRRIGSLEKLVTDSMSIIENLRAHSKASNVGGSQSTKTEDLECDEKVTTLEILGKKLIFGIKELEKVVAAGDGMHLLEKIRRLEASIKRLKNQLKKSEEDKLSLTLKLTGAKIAYDEQFEELEIIRRKHEKMLNKLRNRGKLLADEEHVVKIIRELEQSKLNVVLLSDEVDRLNSELRNTRSEKEQLETIDMKTKLVSAEKTMELLKKEISELRSDETNRENQAITEIKKLKSSLKNASENLEMKNRKIADLESSLNGMKMEKAKIEQELSCSKKQIETVIVRLNAEKSSHSKVQKDLQKHLSDYRSLAVELENVREEKKNLQKNVDHLEREKAHLKAEVDNQRREKKSMENESSFLKSKTDKLQRALDEQLAKNQHSAKSEVEKLLETGTRLNETIDVINSEKERLEKRLKNVENDCEILENKLSILNGEKEALMSDSSTLNQRINELTEEAAVLRNTVAENSAERSQLIDDHENTLGELKRKVLELENERANLAREVTKVSDKNSPLKRDYEKIACENENVRSRGKKDEISRLADGGNEALKLQLSKWSIFISEADREEAKKVIEKMYSELAQTRAENSSLKKLRNRRRIVDEKSSKGSRKLEDEINAWKSENELLRNNLEMAKDQMNLNEIKLRDIETEKNMLKGSIEGLKERYKVSIKETEDARLRNERLDEEIEALKKNCETMSLEDSALKLEVRNLHQDLINMKDENSEIRRNLVEKQNELVALKDELAKSRAENISLCTQLESRNADCRSLEEENTSLKNGIEEIRTESISVIEEVKELRNEQKNLIAAKLTLESKLIVAQKQIEKYDLASEQLYDLENKLKNAPRNLAITKKMLVLANQEIDHLRSFVNPVFGNSNYTEKIEAT, from the exons atgaaggaaaaagattGCGAATCTTCGGAAAAGGAAACGCGGAGGTTAGGTCTTGATGCAGACAACGAAAACCTCGATCGTTTCTTACAAATGGATCCAATGATTGAACATCGACCCAAAGAAATTCAAAACGTAATCAGCGCCGATAATTTTCCTTCAGTGAatgtgaaaaatcttgaaagatATTTcaggaaacataaaaaatcagtAATTCTTGATGACAACAAAGCCTTGGAAAACTTCAACGAAGACAATAACGAAGAAGTTATGATCGAAGGTTTCCTTATCATGGTCAGCAGATCAGCAATTCACACGATAAATGATTTATCGAGTGAGCTTGTGAACGTGAATGCAGCATTAGTCCACGAGAAAGATCGCCACGAATCTCATGTCTTTCAAATCGACCGATTGAGAGCCATGTTAAGAGCATCGAGTGGGGATGGCAGCGAATATCGTTCGAGAatcaaagaattgaaaaactttatAGAACGATTTGACGAAGAAACTCGGTTGCTGAAAACCGATGTCCAAGAGAAAACAAATCTCCAAAGATGTTTTGGCCTGAACGAGAACAAAATAACCAGCTTAAAATCGTTGATGAGCGAGTTGAGAACGAAACTGAAAAACGACCGAGATGCTTTAGCCACTAGAGGGAATCAATGGTGCTCggtttacatcgaaaaaattcatcggtTAGAAACTTGTGTAGGAAATTTATTGTTACAGGTTGAAATGACAGGATCCAATTTGAAACTCGAAACGAGGACTTTGGAGTTCGACGATTCTGCATATCACAGAGAAATAAGCGAAATAAAACAACTGACGAAACGCGTTGCCTGCGAGCTCAAAAGTTTGTCGATGATGCCAATAAAAAATGGCTCTCGGGTCGGCAGTGAAAGTTGCATCAAATATTTCAGAAGAATCGGATCTCTGGAAAAACTCGTGACAGACTCGATGAGTATAATTGAAAATCTACGTGCTCATTCCAAAGCTTCAAATGTCGGAGGATCGCAGTCGACGAAGACGGAGGATTTAGAGTGCGATGAGAAAGTCACGACACTCGAAATTCTAGGAAAAAAGCTAATATTCGGTATCAAAGAATTGGAAAAAGTGGTTGCCGCAGGCGATGGAATGCACTTGCtcgaaaaaattcgtcgaCTAGAGGCTTCGataaaacgtttgaaaaaccaATTGAAGAAGAGTGAGGAGGACAAGCTTTCGTTGACTCTCAAATTAACAGGGGCCAAAATCGCTTACGACGAACAGTTCGAAGAGCTGGAAATTATTCGAAGGaagcacgaaaaaatgttaaataaaCTGAGAAACCGAGGTAAATTGTTGGCTGATGAAGAACACGTGGTTAAAATTATCCGTGAGCTCGAACAATCGAAACTGAACGTAGTTTTACTGAGCGACGAAGTCGATCGATTGAATTCGGAACTTCGGAATACACGATCGGAAAAAGAACAGCTT GAAACAATTGACATGAAAACGAAACTCGTCAGCGCCGAAAAAACGATGGaactattgaaaaaagaaatttcggaACTCCGGAGCGATGAAACCAATCGAGAGAACCAGGCGATtaccgaaataaaaaaattgaaatcttcGCTGAAAAATGCGAGTGAAAAtttggagatgaaaaatcgtaaaatagCAGATTTAGAAAGCAGTTTGAACggaatgaaaatggaaaaagcgAAAATTGAGCAAGAATTGTCATGCTCGAAGAAACAAATCGAAACTGTCATCGTTCGCTTGAACGCTGAAAAATCATCTCATTCCAAAGTGCAGAAAGATCTTCAAAAGCATCTATCAGATTATCGATCACTGGCTGTTGAGCTTGAAAATGtacgagaagaaaagaaaaatcttcaaaaaaatgtcgatcaCTTGGAACGAGAAAAAGCTCATTTGAAAGCTGAAGTCGATAATcaacgacgagaaaaaaagtcgatgGAAAACGAATCATCGTTTCTAAAATCGAAGACAGACAAATTGCAACGAGCGCTCGATGAGCAGCTCGCTAAAAATC AACACTCGGCAAAATCAgaggttgaaaaattactgGAAACAGGCACGAGATTGAACGAAACGATTGATGTGATAAAttcggagaaagagagacttgaaaaacgtttgaaaaatgtggaaaatgaTTGTGAAATACTCGAGAATAAATTGTCCATTTTGAATGGCGAGAAAGAAGCACTCATGAGCGATTCGTCGACGTTGAATCAACGCATTAATGAACTGACAGAAGAAGCGGCGGTTTTGCGTAACACGGTGGCCGAAAACAGTGCAGAACGGTCGCAGCTTATCGACGATCACGAAAACACgcttggtgaattaaaaagaaaagtacTCGAGCTTGAAAACGAACGCGCGAATCTTGCGAGAGAAGTGACGAAAGTTAGTGACAAGAATTCACCGTTAAAACGAGATTACGAGAAAATCGCTTGCGAGAATGAGAACGTTCGATCACGCGGAAAAAAGGATGAAATTAGTCGACTGGCAGACGGGGGGAACGAGGCTTTGAAACTTCAACTCTCAAAATGGAGCATTTTCATCTCGGAGGCTGACAGAGAAGAAGCGAAAAAAGTGATAGAGAAAATGTACTCCGAGCTCGCTCAGACTCGTGCGGAAAATAGCTCTTTGAAAAAGTTACGCAACCGAAGAAGAATCgttgatgaaaaatcttcgaaaGGCTCTCGCAAATTAGAAGACGAGATCAACGCGTGGAAATCGGAGAATGAGTTATTGAGAAATAATCTCGAAATGGCGAAAGATCAAATGAACTTGAACGAAATTAAATTAAGAGACatcgaaactgaaaaaaacatgCTGAAGGGCTCGATCGAGGGATTGAAAGAGCGATATAAGGTATCGATAAAAGAAACGGAGGACGCTCGATTACGGAATGAAAGGTTGGATGAGGAAATTgaagcgttgaaaaaaaattgcgaaacaaTGAGTCTCGAGGATTCGGCACTCAAACTGGAGGTGCGAAATTTACATCAAGACTTGATCaacatgaaagatgaaaattctgaaataCGAAGAAACTTAGTTGAGAAACAGAACGAGCTCGTCGCTCTCAAGGATGAGCTAGCAAAATCGCGAGCTGAAAATATTTCCTTGTGCACTCAACTGGAATCTCGAAACGCGGATTGTCGTTCTCTCGAAGAGGAAAATACGAGTCTCAAGAACGGAATCGAAGAAATAAGAACAGAAAGCATTTCAGTGATCGAAGAAGTAAAAGAGCTCCGAAATGAACAGAAAAATCTCATCGCAGCAAAATTAACGTTGGAAAGTAAATTGATCGTTGCCCAAAAACAAATCGAGAAGTATGATCTGGCATCCGAACAGTTGTACGATTTGGAGAACAAACTTAAGAATGCACCTAGGAACCTCgcgattacaaaaaaaatgttggtatTGGCGAACCAAGAAATCGATCACTTACGCAGTTTCGTGAATCCGGTATTCGGAAATTCCaactacacggaaaaaatagAAGCAACTTGA
- the LOC122409085 gene encoding uncharacterized protein, translating to MASDQSLSFCLCGCDSPAMSDVDDPPSEPCCCCDYNPYDDDSEESEIRDLSFALRKLTIMKCQMKKWRMERLQLESECRSLKETLQSLGVNTEEGLKTDPLIVHFRGENIRLQSINELLEEKVKALEEIVAERDLEEDSCERVQMLRDKMRMWKDRYFDDKRKYWLVHGLNNQR from the exons ATGGCGAGTGATCAAAGTTTATCTTTTTGTCTTTGTGGTTGCGATTCACCGGCCATGAGCGATGTGGACGACCCTCCGAGCGAGCCGTGCTGCTGCTGCGACTACAATCCCTACGATGACGACTCCGAGGAATCGGAAATTCGTGACCTCTCGTTTGCGCTTCGTAAACTCACCATTATGAAgtgtcaaatgaaaaaatggcgaatGGAACGTCTTCAATTAGAGAGCGAGTGCAGGTCCTTAAAAGAGACTCTTCAATCTTTGG GTGTCAACACCGAAGAAGGCCTTAAAACCGATCCTCTGATCGTTCACTTCCGAGGAGAGAACATCCGATTACAAAGCATTAACGAGcttctcgaggaaaaagttAAAGCGCTGGAGGAAATCGTGGCTGAACGAGATCTGGAAGAGGATTCTTGCGAACGTGTACAGATGTTGAGAGATAAAATGAGAATGTGGAAGGATCGATATTTTGACGACAAAAGAAAGTACTGGCTAGTTCACGGTCtaaataatcaaagataa
- the LOC122409086 gene encoding flagellar attachment zone protein 1-like translates to MVTQLRIKLAEAEDDTSCAALNRLRAKLRELMKGGQKADQQVSKVVEKSIETLSDLSTSCNDLKIENERLQSELNALRHGIREPRGFEATATGENEALISDLKKKLLESEATVKDLRLQLEDRSTTAVRLSKDLDKVMVSHRALLAEVTEAKEELMRRDRKVEELLLSAGRASLEMLGMEELRKNVESMKPKLYDLEIERAQLLDELHKVRLVVSDRNDQIIKILEERDKNIEDYKTKMSAMQARLDALINQEGITRKEARNSNIQVTELEDEVARLKSQINELNKNVGDNDKLKNDLSELSETSKNVRNENKALKEEMDKVTAENEKLKAESDKLKFEIDKVCAENDTLVGAFDRLKKDLDDARLKNDKADKELSGIKMENEKLEDNKNNLKERADNLASQLQSVNDENSALKSQLNASKGQLESSMEEMKKMRDDIIKLEDKKDSIQGEYDNAMKELLEMKEKNGSLSAKLDELEKENDRLRNEGNNFRQELENMKKDMERKADVEKELESLRRDNASLNSNLNGKNIENDSLKSESIELRNGLSKLENELETLRIENSKLRSASEALESENNDLNRAASKLRGELENTQGNLVKIKEENESLGKEAVKLEEVNAALKADLQGINSANVQLKEQISSLAHDLDETKKKLDQVYAENNNLNSEMNNLKSANDGLRSDVAKLTSNLDSAKEELNRMKNDKSNMKADMEKLIADNSSLKDNVDKLVEGNEKLKNENDANKVENERLKSAGDGQVEDRKRLEHEIDDLKHERSGMMTEVEKSKSELGEASKKIASLESRIHQLQSEKDQLNKDLNGLKTQSDALKGDLDSEKSTRNAAETELSALKNELKGLLAKLDESKNEKENLLKEKESLATELQTTKRKLADSIDEKDNVVNDMTRTNSNLEALRKESETLRRETSKLEQDVEHWKMENCKMNMEIEKGKADVQKLTNELANAATRVKELEAQTAKNENEKVKNFGTIEQLKNEISKLNDALNSEKSAKDDALKRVNASAAELDALKAELAKGRDENERLKRDIETSRQKESSLQNEVAKLRDELSALRGQNDQLKADIESLKPEKNRADSLAAENAKLKKDLEDLKSANEREKSEIQSCNDEKSVLKTNLSESKAEVAKLKTDREQCLSEMETLKANLARANDEAKKVKEELDRLRPELEKQRQALDVSQTKVNSLEGQLTALQEERTKLIKDLEGIRAEMVKLRDELASEKLVKEGLEKNVTELKRELEVLKAELEKMRANYEETRKESSELKKEMDKWRSDLANCEAELSKKESELGSARTENDALKKSLEAAENEAKARENQLDTLQREKDNLQNEVGDLVAEITRLGKNLSTEKLSKDAGAAELVALKDTLAGLRGELDKCHKEMGTLRNELDSSEAEIGKLEEETNRLKTENNRMLGELENSKADNGKLRSDLEGMDRLKKELEKSSVDVELLKKDREKLEGIIANEEKRHSETPDVEIDAIRNELNRLKKENEKLKKEDRENQNENAELRNTVGGSKESEKAQAKRNDAVPMINPDSCGDYIRSNELIAKKLGQQNDGVARVRKYIDHIGGKVPTIPSMAHKPEDEPDISGFTEPVVVQTLLKSRELSENIYSIELEIQKIGGRLNDRSKDNDGMKKMLQDFGVEDRKVQEFPEQMGDAFDAESWLRSLTLTQLAELHDRICSLTSGMMRDDDVLPSTRENDVSKGARVRIQDPLKENYDILNKRIAALQKEIAEKEADAAKKVHVMRQSLRQEQAQLIRISEEMNRERKRNLAIHLTMDDSPCWLNDCKAECSGDFENSIVPKDFNNLPNEIRHKR, encoded by the exons ATGGTGACTCAGCTGCGAATAAAACTGGCCGAAGCTGAAGACGACACGTCGTGTGCCGCGCTGAATCGTCTTAGAGCAAAATTGCGGGAACTTATGAAAGGTGGTCAAAAAGCTGATCAGCAAGTCTCTAAGGTGgtggaaaaatcgatcgaaacgTTGTCGGACTTGTCAACGAGTTGTAACGATTTGAAAATAGAGAATGAACGCTTGCAATCGGAGCTGAATGCTCTTCGACATGGTATAAGAGAACCAAGGGGATTCGAGGCAACTGCCACTGGAGAGAATGAAGCTTTGATTTctgacttgaaaaaaaaattattggaaagcGAAGCCACCGTAAAGGATTTGCGCCTTCAGCTTGAAGATCGCTCGACAACTGCGGTACGGTTGTCCAAGGATCTCGATAAAGTGATGGTCAGCCATAGAGCACTTTTAGCCGAGGTCACCGAAGCCAAAGAGGAGTTAATGAGGCGTGATCGAAAGGTTGAGGAATTGCTGCTAAGCGCTGGACGAGCGAGCCTTGAAATGTTGGGAATGGAAGAGTTGCGGAAAAACGTCGAGTCCATGAAGCCCAAGCTTTATGACCTTGAGATTGAGCGGGCGCAACTTCTGGATGAGTTGCACAAAGTTCGTCTCGTCGTGTCTGATCGCAATGACCAGataatcaaaattttggaaGAACGGGACAAAAACATCGAAGATTACAAAACTAAAATGAGCGCCATGCAAGCAAGATTGGACGCCCTTATAAATCAAGAGGGTATTACGAGAAAAGAAGCGAgaaactcaaatattcaagTGACCGAACTCGAGGACGAAGTCGCAAGACTGAAAAGTCAAATAAacgaattgaataaaaatgtcggAGATAATGATAAACTCAAAAATGATTTGAGCGAACTGAGTGAAACGTCGAAAAATGTACGCAACGAAAATAAGGCTTTGAAGGAGGAGATGGATAAAGTGACAGCGGAAAATGAAAAGCTGAAGGCCGAAAGCGATAAGCTTAAATTCGAGATTGATAAGGTATGCGCTGAAAATGACACACTCGTCGGAGCCTTTGACaggttgaaaaaagatttagatgATGCGAGGCTAAAAAATGACAAGGCGGATAAAGAGCTGAGCGGGATAAagatggaaaatgaaaaattggaagataacaaaaataatttgaaggaACGAGCGGATAATCTGGCGAGCCAATTACAATCTGtgaatgatgaaaattcgGCACTTAAGAGTCAGTTGAACGCGTCGAAAGGTCAACTAGAGAGTTCGATggaggagatgaaaaaaatgagagacgATATTATCAAACTTGAGGATAAAAAAGACAGCATTCAAGGTGAATACGACAATGCTATGAAGGAACTGTTggaaatgaaagagaaaaatggctCCCTCAGCGCAAAGCTGGATGAgctcgagaaagaaaatgatagATTGAGAAACGAGGGGAATAACTTTCGTCAAgagttggaaaatatgaaaaaagataTGGAAAGGAAGGCGGACGTAGAAAAAGAATTGGAGAGTTTAAGACGAGATAATGCCTCCCTCAACTCAAATCTAAATggtaaaaacattgaaaacgaTTCCTTGAAGTCCGAATCCATTGAATTAAGGAACGGTTTATCGAAACTTGAGAACGAGCTTGAAACTCTGCGAATAGAAAACTCCAAACTGAGGTCTGCTTCCGAGGCACTTGAATCAGAAAATAATGACTTGAATAGGGCTGCGAGTAAACTTAGAGGGGAGTTAGAAAACACTCAGggcaatttggtgaaaatcaAGGAGGAGAACGAGTCGTTGGGGAAAGAGGCTGTGAAACTCGAGGAGGTTAATGCAGCTTTGAAAGCCGATCTCCAGGGGATCAATTCCGCTAATGTACAATTAAAGGAACAAATATCTTCGCTCGCTCACGATTTAGacgaaacaaagaaaaagctCGATCAAGTTTATGCcgaaaataataatcttaACTCAGAAATGAACAATTTGAAATCAGCTAACGACGGTCTGCGATCTGACGTGGCTAAATTGACCTCAAACTTGGACAGTGCCAAAGAAGAATTGAATAGAATGAAGAACGATAAATCCAACATGAAGGCGGACATGGAGAAGCTCATCGCGGACAATTCGAGTCTGAAGGATAACGTCGATAAGCTTGTGGAGGGAAATGAGAAACTGAAGAATGAAAACGATGCCAATAAAGTGGAGAACGAAAGACTGAAATCAGCTGGTGACGGTCAAGTAGAGGATCGCAAACGTTTGGAGCACGAGATCGATGATTTGAAACACGAGCGAAGTGGAATGATGACGgaagttgaaaaatcgaagagcGAGCTCGGAGaagcttcgaaaaaaatcgcttcCCTCGAGTCCCGAATTCACCAGTTACAGTCTGAAAAGGATCAACTGAACAAGGATTTGAACGGACTTAAAACGCAATCTGATGCGCTTAAAGGTGATTTGGATTCTGAGAAATCGAcgagaaatgcagcggagacCGAACTCTCTGCTTTGAAGAATGAACTCAAAGGACTGCTCGCAAAGTTAGATGAatctaaaaatgaaaaggaaaatttactcaaagagaaagaaagcctCGCCACTGAATTGCAGACTACGAAACGAAAACTCGCAGATTCGATCGACGAAAAAGACAACGTCGTTAATGACATGACTCGTACCAACTCGAATTTGGAAGCACTgagaaaagagagcgagacaCTTCGACGAGAGACATCAAAACTTGAACAGGATGTTGAGCActggaaaatggaaaattgtaagatgaatatggaaattgaaaaaggcaAAGCTGATGTTCAAAAATTGACGAATGAATTGGCAAACGCAGCAACGAGAGTCAAAGAGCTCGAAGCTCAAacagccaaaaacgagaatgaaaaGGTTAAAAATTTCGGTACCATCGAACagttgaaaaacgaaatatcAAAATTGAACGATGCTCTAAATTCGGAGAAATCCGCAAAAGACGATGCTCTGAAACGCGTCAACGCATCGGCGGCCGAGCTCGATGCTTTGAAGGCCGAGTTGGCCAAAGGCAGAGATGAAAACGAGCGTCTCAAACGCGACATCGAAACCTCGAGGCAAAAAGAATCGTCGCTCCAAAATGAAGTCGCTAAACTCCGCGATGAATTATCAGCTCTTCGAGGACAAAACGATCAACTGAAAGCCGATATTGAGAGTttgaaacctgaaaaaaacCGGGCTGATTCATTAGCAGCTGAGAATGCAAAGTTGAAGAAAGACCTTGAAGATCTGAAAAGTGCTAATGAAcgggaaaaaagtgaaattcaatcgTGCAATGACGAGAAGAGTGTATTGAAAACTAATCTCAGCGAATCTAAGGCAGAAGTTGCTAAGCTGAAAACTGATCGTGAGCAATGTCTTTCTGAGATGGAAACTCTGAAAGCCAATCTAGCCAGGGCCAATGATGAAGCAAAGAAAGTGAAAGAGGAGCTTGATAGGCTTAGGCCGGAATTGGAAAAGCAACGACAAGCATTGGACGTCTCCCAGACGAAGGTCAATTCTTTGGAGGGTCAATTGACGGCTTTGCAAGAAGAAAGAACGAAACTCATCAAAGATCTCGAAGGTATCAGAGCTGAAATGGTCAAATTACGGGATGAGCTGGCGTCAGAAAAACTTGTAAAAGAaggactcgaaaaaaatgtaacagaATTGAAAAGAGAGCTCGAAGTTTTGAAGGCTGAGTTGGAAAAAATGCGCGCTAATTATGAAGAGACCAGGAAAGAGTCgagtgaattgaaaaaagaaatggacAAGTGGCGATCTGACTTGGCCAACTGTGAAGCAGAACTATcgaagaaagagagtgagcTCGGTTCAGCGAGGACGGAGAATGATGCTCTGAAAAAGTCGCTCGAAGCTGCCGAGAATGAAGCGAAAGCTCGAGAAAATCAGCTCGATACGTTACAACGTGAGAAGGACAATTTACAGAACGAAGTTGGCGATCTCGTTGCCGAGATCACGCGACTcggaaaaaatttgtccacCGAAAAATTATCAAAGGACGCCGGGGCCGCTGAACTCGTTGCTTTGAAGGACACACTTGCTGGACTGCGAGGAGAGCTGGACAAGTGTCATAAGGAAATGGGTACACTGAGAAACGAGCTCGACAGTTCGGAGGccgaaattggaaaattggaGGAGGAAACGAACCGATTGAAAACTGAGAATAATCGGATGCTTGGTgaactcgaaaattcaaaagccgACAACGGGAAATTGCGTTCGGATTTGGAAGGAATGGATCGATTGAAGAAGGAGTTGGAAAAATCGAGTGTGGATGttgaattgttgaaaaaagatcGAGAAAAACTCGAAGGTATCATcgcgaatgaagaaaaaagacattCGGAAACTCCCGACGTTGAAATCGACGCCATCAGAAACGAGCTAAATCGtctcaaaaaagaaaacgaaaaattgaagaaggaGGATCGTGAAAATCAAAACGAAAACGCCGAGCTCAGAAATACCGTTGGAGGATCGAAAG AATCTGAGAAAGCTCAAGCAAAGCGAAACGATGCCGTTCCGATGATAAATCCTGACAGCTGCGGCGATTACATACGATCAAACGAATTGATTGCCAAAAAACTTGGCCAACAAAACGATG GTGTGGCACGCGTCCGCAAGTACATCGATCATATCGGTGGCAAAGTTCCAACGATTCCTTCCATGGCTCACAAACCCGAGGACGAGCCGGACATCAGCGGCTTTACGGAGCCTGTCGTCGTACAAACGCTGCTAAAGTCTCGGGAACTTTCAGAGAATATTTACAGTATTGAGCTCGAGATACAAAAGATCGGCGGCAGACTCAACGATCGCAGTAAGGATAacgatggaatgaaaaaaatgctgcag GATTTCGGGGTCGAAGATCGCAAAGTTCAAGAATTTCCCGAGCAAATGGGCGACGCTTTCGACGCTGAGTCATGGCTGAGA TCACTGACGTTGACACAACTGGCAGAGCTTCACGACCGAATATGTTCGTTGACTTCGGGAATGATGCGAGATGACGATGTTTTGCCGTCGACACGTGAAAACGATGTGTCTAAAGGTGCTCGAGTAAGAATACAAGATCCATTGAAGGAGAATTACGATATTTTGAACAAGCGGATAGCAGCGCTGCAGAAGGAGATAGCGGAAAAAGAGGCTGATGCTGCGAAAAAGGTTCACGTGATGAGACAGAGTTTGCGTCAAGAGCAGGCGCAATTGATAAGAATCTCGGAAGAGATGAATCGggagagaaaacgaaatttaGCCATACATTTGACAATGGACGATTCGCCGTGTTGGTTGAACGACTGCAAGGCCGAATGTAGCGGAGATTTCGAGAATTCCATTGTCCCGAAAGATTTCAACAACTTGCCCAACGAAATTCGCcacaaacgataa
- the LOC122408967 gene encoding uncharacterized protein — MSVLFVAFIFGAFSKIGIVSGLRVYIEDISLEDVDSEYFDVDNTDGYVIDNTISTNLTVIKQLPDDTEAHFKISGLSMGKYTLPTGVDVRMPICEVQDEPIILGPFFSVLGFSEEHCPPEPGNYHKEGYTLPMENLPDDFPNNKYQALFEITAGDESILSAEVYCDVQT, encoded by the exons atgtcGGTTTTATTTGTTGCGTTTATTTTTGGagcattttcgaaaattggaaTTGTG AGCGGTCTTCGAGTGTACATCGAGGACATTTCATTGGAAGATGTCGACTCCGAATATTTCGACGTCGACAATACCGACGGTTACGTTATCGATAATACAATCAGTACAAATCTTACTGTGATTAAACAATTGCCAGACGATACTGAG GctcatttcaaaatatctGGATTGTCAATGGGCAAGTACACGTTGCCTACCGGCGTGGACGTCAGGATGCCAATTTGTGAAGTTCAAGATGAGCCGATCATACTgggtccatttttttctgtactgGGTTTTTCGGAGGAACATTGTCCACCGGAGCcg GGCAATTACCATAAAGAGGGCTACACTTTACCAATGGAAAATTTGCCGGACGATTTTCCCAACAACAAATATCAGGCGCTCTTTGAAATCACTGCTGGCGATGAGAGCATTCTCTCAGCTGAAGTCTATTGTGACGTACAAACGTAA